CCGCTGGTCGCGGGCGGTCCGTTCCGCTTCGTCAGCCATCCCAATTACCTGGTGGTGATCGGCGAGATCGCGGTGCTCCCGCTGGTGTTCGGGCTGCCGCTGGTCGGGCTGATCTTCACCCTGCTCAACGCGGCGGTCCTTACGATCCGCATCCGGGCCGAGAATCGCGCGCTTTCGCAGGTTGCTTGACCAGCGGCCCTCGCCTATATGGCTGCTTCCTCCTCACATCGTTGATGCTGGCGAGGCCGCCCGGGTTCCCGAGCGGTCCCGAGGGGGCATGAGCTTTTCGACGAGGACGAATGGACCTGACCGCATTGCACGACCTGATCGAACCCGAGGCCAAGAGCCTGGGCTTCGACCTCGTGCGCGTGGCGATGATCGGCGGGACCACCGACCCGACGCTGCAGATCATGGCCGAGCGGCCCGATACCCGCCAGTTGAACCTCGCGGACTGCGAAGCGCTCTCGCGCCGCATCTCCGAAAAGTTCGACGCTCTCGAGGAAGCCGGTGAAGATCCGATCGACGGCGCCTATCGGCTCGAGGTCAGCTCGCCCGGGATCGACCGGCCGCTGACCCGCCGCCGGGACTATGCCGACTGGGCCGGACACGAGGCCCGCCTCAAGCTCGCCCGTGAGGTCGACGGCGCCAAGCAGGTCTCCGGCACCATTGACGGGATCGAGGGCGACGAGATCCGCATCGCCAGCCCCAAGGGCGTCCGTGCCATTCCGTTCGACGCCGTCCAGTCGGCCAAGCTGCTGCTGACCGACAAGCTCATCAACGCCACCGCGCCGCTCTCGACCGAGGGCGCCGACAAAATCTTCACGCAAGAGGACTGATACCCATGGCCACTGCCGCGCCCGCCGCGCCCACCGCCAACAAGGCCGAGCTGCTCGCCATCGCCGACAGCGTCGCGCGCGAGAAGCTGATCGACCGCGGCATTGTCATCGAGGCGATGGAGGACGCGATTCAGCGCGCCGCCCGTGCTCGCTACGGCGCCGAGAACGACATCCGCGCCAAGCTCGACCCCACCACCGGCGAACTGCGCCTGTGGCGCGTCGTCGAGGTGGTCGAAGAGGTCGAGGACTATTTCAAGCAGGTCGACCTCAAGGGCGCGCAGAAGCTCCAGGCCGATGCGGCGGTCGGCGACTTCATCGTCGATCCCCTGCCCCCGATCGAGTTCGGCCGGATCGCCGCGCAGGCCGCCAAGCAGGTCATCTTCCAGAAGGTCCGCGACGCCGAGCGTGATCGCCAGTTCGACGAGTTCAAGGATCGCGTCGGCGAGATCATCACTGGCGTCGTCAAGCGGGTCGAGTTTGGTCACGTCGTCGTCGACCTCGGCCGCGCCGAAGGCGTCATCCGCCGCGACGCGCAGATCCCGCGCGAGATGGTCCGCGTCGGCGATCGCGTCCGCTCGCTGATCCTGCGCGTTGCCCGCGAGACCCGCGGCCCGCAGATCTTCCTCAGCCGCGCGCACCCCGACTTCATGAAGAAGCTGTTCGCGCAGGAAGTGCCCGAGATTTACGACGGCATCATCGAGATCAAGGCCGCCGCCCGTGACCCGGGCAGCCGCGCCAAGATCGGCGTCATCAGCTACGACGGATCGATCGATCCGGTCGGCGCCTGCGTCGGCATGAAGGGCAGCCGCGTCCAGGCCGTCGTCCAGGAGATGCAGGGCGAGAAGATCGACATCATCCCCTGGTCCGAAGACACCGCGACCTTCGTCGTCAACGCGCTTCAGCCGGCGACGGTCAGCCGCGTGCTGATCGACGAGGAAGAAAGCCGGATCGAGGTGGTCGTCCCCGACGACCAGCTCAGCCTGGCGATCGGCCGTCGCGGCCAGAACGTCCGCCTCGCCAGCCAGCTGACCAACAGCCAGATCGACATCCTCACCGAGGCCGATGCCAGTGAGAAGCGCCAGAAGGAATTCGTCGAGCGCTCCGAGATGTTCCAGAATGAGCTCGACGTCGACGAGACGCTGGCCCAGCTGCTGGTCGCCGAAGGCTTCACCAGCCTCGAGGAAGTCGCCTACGTCGAGAGCGACGAGATTGCTTCGATCGAAGGTCTTGACGATGAGATCGCGGGTGAGCTGCAGAGCCGCGCCGGCGAAGCGCTCGAGCGGCGCGAGGCCGCAGCCCGTGCCGAGCGCCAGGGCCTCGGCGTCGAGGACTCACTCGCCGAACTGCCGCACCTCACCGAGCAGATGCTGGTGACGCTCGGCAAGGCGGGCATCAAGACGCTCGACGACCTCGCCGACCTCGCCACCGACGAGCTCATCCAGAAGAAGCGCCAGGAGCCGCGCCGCCGCGCCGAGAATGCGCCGCAGCGGGCCGAGGACAAGGGCGGGATCCTCGCCGAATACGGCCTCAACGAAGAGCAGGGCAACGAGATCATCATGGCCGCCCGCGCCCATTGGTTCGAGGACGAGGCGCCCGCGCCGCAACCGCAGGAGGACGCGGTTGCGGAAAACGAGCAATGATCGCCTAAAGGCGCATACGCCCGAGCGCACCTGCATCGTCTCGCGTCGCACCGCGCCGCGGGAGGAGCTCGTACGGCTCGTGCTCGGCCCCGACGGCCAGGTCCATCCCGATGTCCGCGCCAAGGCTCCGGGCCGTGGGGCGTGGATCGGCGTCTCGCGCACCGAACTGGAAACCGCGCTCGCCAAGGGCAAGTTGAAGGCCTCGCTGGCGCGGGCGTTCAAGACCCAGGAATTCACGATCGGCACCGATCTGCCCGAGCGGATCAAGCGCGAGCTCGAGCGCGCGGCGCTCGACCGGCTGGGGATGGAGGCGCGCTCGGGCACGCTCATCAACGGCTCCGACCGGGTCGAGCAGGCGGCGCGCGCGGGCAAGGTCCATCTGCTGCTCCACGCCGCCGATGCCGGCACCGACGGCAACCGCAAGCTCGACCAGGCCTGGCGGGTCGGCGGGGCCGAGGAACTGGGTCAGCGCGAAGGGCTGGTAATTCCGGCCTCGCGCACCATCTTGAGCATGGCGCTGGGCCGCGAAAATGTGGTACATGTGGCCTTGACCGATCCCGCCGCCGCCCGGCGCGTGGGGCTCGCGCTCACCCGGTGGCGCGCTTTCATTGTAGGAGAGGCTGGGCTAGGCCGCGGCGATACTGCCGCCGGCGACGGCTCGGCTGACGATTGAGACGAAGGAATTTATGAGCGACCAGACCGACAAGCCGAAGCTGGGCACCCGGCCGCCGCTGGGCATCAAGCGCACGGTTGAGACTGGCAAGGTCAAGCAGAGCTTCAGCCATGGCCGCTCGAACACGGTCGTGGTCGAGGTCAAGAAGCGCCGCATCCTCGGTCGCCCCGGGGAGGCTCCGGCTGTCGAGACGCCGCCGCCCGCGGCTGCTGCGCCGGCCCCCGCCGCGCCGGTCCGTCCGGCCGCGCCTGCCCCGGCTGCGCCGCGCCGCCCGGTCGACGACATCACTGCCCGCAAGGAAATGCAGGCCAAGCTGCTGCGCGAGGCCGAGGAGGCCCGCATGGCCGCGCTCGAGGAAGCGCGCCGCCGCGACGAGACCGCCAAGCAGAGCCAGACCGAGGAAGAGCGTCGCCGCCAGGAAGACAATCGCCGCGCCGAGGAAGAGGCTGCGCGCAAGGCCGCCGAGGAAGCCAAGCGCGCCGCCGAGCAGCCGGCCGAGCCCGCTCCGGCCGAGGCGCCCGCGGCCGCCACGCCGGCCCGTCCGGTCGGCCAGCAGTTCACCCCGGTCCGCCGGCCCGAGCCCGCCTCGCCCGTTCGCCGCCCCGAGCC
The Sphingomonas ginsengisoli An et al. 2013 genome window above contains:
- the rimP gene encoding ribosome maturation protein RimP, encoding MDLTALHDLIEPEAKSLGFDLVRVAMIGGTTDPTLQIMAERPDTRQLNLADCEALSRRISEKFDALEEAGEDPIDGAYRLEVSSPGIDRPLTRRRDYADWAGHEARLKLAREVDGAKQVSGTIDGIEGDEIRIASPKGVRAIPFDAVQSAKLLLTDKLINATAPLSTEGADKIFTQED
- the nusA gene encoding transcription termination factor NusA, producing MATAAPAAPTANKAELLAIADSVAREKLIDRGIVIEAMEDAIQRAARARYGAENDIRAKLDPTTGELRLWRVVEVVEEVEDYFKQVDLKGAQKLQADAAVGDFIVDPLPPIEFGRIAAQAAKQVIFQKVRDAERDRQFDEFKDRVGEIITGVVKRVEFGHVVVDLGRAEGVIRRDAQIPREMVRVGDRVRSLILRVARETRGPQIFLSRAHPDFMKKLFAQEVPEIYDGIIEIKAAARDPGSRAKIGVISYDGSIDPVGACVGMKGSRVQAVVQEMQGEKIDIIPWSEDTATFVVNALQPATVSRVLIDEEESRIEVVVPDDQLSLAIGRRGQNVRLASQLTNSQIDILTEADASEKRQKEFVERSEMFQNELDVDETLAQLLVAEGFTSLEEVAYVESDEIASIEGLDDEIAGELQSRAGEALERREAAARAERQGLGVEDSLAELPHLTEQMLVTLGKAGIKTLDDLADLATDELIQKKRQEPRRRAENAPQRAEDKGGILAEYGLNEEQGNEIIMAARAHWFEDEAPAPQPQEDAVAENEQ
- a CDS encoding DUF448 domain-containing protein, whose translation is MRKTSNDRLKAHTPERTCIVSRRTAPREELVRLVLGPDGQVHPDVRAKAPGRGAWIGVSRTELETALAKGKLKASLARAFKTQEFTIGTDLPERIKRELERAALDRLGMEARSGTLINGSDRVEQAARAGKVHLLLHAADAGTDGNRKLDQAWRVGGAEELGQREGLVIPASRTILSMALGRENVVHVALTDPAAARRVGLALTRWRAFIVGEAGLGRGDTAAGDGSADD